The following nucleotide sequence is from Pseudarthrobacter psychrotolerans.
TGCACCTGCCATACGGTCCAGGATCGATATCGCCCTCGCCTGTGAGTTTGCCGCGGTGTTAGGGCAGGACGTGGACCCTGTGAGGCAGGAACGTCTTGATCTTGGGCATAACAGGCCCCATACCGTCGATGTGCTCATCCGTTCCTTGAAGATTGTCATCGAGTTCGACGGCTCCTACTCTCACAAGGGAAAAGCCCCAGAAGAGCGTGACCTTCTAAAAACGAAACGGCTCCGCGATGCCGGTTACAGAGTGGTGCGCATCAGGGAAAAACCACTGGCTCTCCTGGATCCCCAGCACGACGTGACCGTTGAAAAGATCCGTACGCCGGACGCGAAATCAATCACCAGCAAAGTCCTGCAACACATGACTGATCTGGGCTGGGTCGGCCCTGAAACCACTGCTGCCTATCTTGCCTCACCCATACCGTGGGCGACAGAATGGGCCGAGCAGATCTAGAGGTCCCTACCCTCCGCTGAACGTTTCGTACCCTACAGCGTCAAGGCCGCAAGAAACCGCCAGGCGGCCGAAGGAAGAAACACCGACACCCTCTTCTAGGAATTCGGAAAATCGTCGCCCTTGGGTGTTTATTACTTCACGCAGGGTACGAGGACGGGTGACGATTCGAGTCTCACACAGGCGAACGCCGATAACAGCGCATATGACTGAGGTGTACTACTGATGTGAGACACAGTTTGAAAGGATTGTGCCCATGTCTTCCCGTCCCACCTATTCCGATGAGTTCAAGGCCGATGCAGTGAATCTGGTCGTTTCCTCCGGCCGTTCACCCGCCTCGGTTGCCCCCGAGCTGGGGATCTCCGTGACCGCGCTGAAGCGGTGGGTGCAGCTGCACCGGGAAGGAGAAGCCGGGGCCGGCGGCAAGCCTGATGATCCGGTGGATCCCGCGAAATACAAGGCGTTGGAGGCCCGGCTGCGGGAAGTCGAAAGGGAAAATGATTTCCTGAAAAAAGTTTCGGCGTTCTTCGCCAAAGAACAACGGTAGAGGACCTCTACCGGCTTGTTCAGGAGAAGAACGCCGAATTCCCTGTGGCCTGGATGTGCGCCCGGCTGGGTGTTCCGCGGGCCTCGTACTACCGCTGGCTGGACCAGAAGGAATCACCGACGGCCGCCCGGCACCGCGAACTGACCGGGCAGGTCAAGGTGATGTTCGATTCCTCCGACGGGATCTTCGGCCACCGCATGGTCCACACCAAACTCGCCGCCACCGGCGTGGAAGTTTCGGTGGGGACGGTGGCTGCCATCATGGCCGAGAACGGCTGGACGGCCAAGCGGATGCGCGCCTTCAAACGCACGACCATCCCCTCGGATCCGGACAAGGTCTTTCAGGACCTCATCGGCCGGGACTTCACCTCCCAGGTTCCCGGCACGAAGCTCGTCGGGGATATCACCTATCTGCGCACCGGCGAGGGCTGGCTGTACCTGGCCACCGTCATCGACCTGTGTACCCGCATGGTCGTTGGCTGGGCCATGGCCGATCACATGCGCGCCTCTCTCGTCACGGGCGCGCTGAGGATGGCCAGGGACCGGGGACACCTTGCAGCGGATGCGATTTTCCATAGTGACAGAGGCACCCAGTACACCTCCCGGGAAATGGGCGCGTGGTGCGCCGGCAACGGTATCCGCCAGTCGATGGGCGCTACCGGGGTGTGCTGGGACAATGCGGTCGCCGAGTCGGCGTTCTCGTCCCTGAAGAACGAGTTCTACCACCACCACAGCTTCGCCACCCGCCAGGACGCCCGCCGGGCGACCATGCGCTACATCGAAGTGTTCTACAACCGCTGGCGGCCCCACACCAACAATGACGGCCTGCCGCCGGCGACCGCGATGGCCAACTTCACCACAAACCAGCAGCCGCTACCCGCGGCAGCCTGACCCAACCGAAACTACCCGGCTGTCTCACATCCTTGACACACCTCAAATAGCGGTTGACCGGAGCTTCGGTACATTATGCATCCCTGCACCTTAGGACTACCTGTGAACGCCCGAAACAGTTCTATTGGTTCGGGTCCGGTTCCGTCCATTCGAGTGCGGCGACGATATGCCCCTCGTTGGGGAGTGCCTGTTGGGGTCGCTTCAGAAAACGGAAAAAATCGTACGCTAAGGCCGCGTCGAAGCAGGTAACCACTGGGCCGCAGCTTGTCGATGGTAGCTGGCCAAAGTCCGTCCGTTTACGGAACCCTCTACGGAGCTGTTCCATCCGTTTGCCCGGTTGAGGACCACACAATCAGTGCAGGCTTTCCTTAGACGTCAGGAGATAAATGAAACCGCCGTTTCAGCACCTCCACCACTTGATGAACAATCACCGGCCCGAACGACTATTTCCGCGACCCCGCCGAAGTCGTGTCCTTTAATGGGAAAGGCGCGTAGATTTCGCCCCATGGGGACACAGGAACTCTGGACCGACACTGTTAACTGGCTGAACATCAACGCCCCCGTGACAGCCAAAACCATACGATCATCCGCACCGGAACCCCTTATCCGCTCATTTGAGCAGGCCGCGCCGAACGGTTGGCCGAGCGATCTATCGACCATGTATCATCTCTTCGACGGTGCAGAACTGTCAACGGCGGGGAACATTCTCCCGAGGTATCGCCCACTTCCCTTGGTTGAAGCTGAGAAAGTGCGACAAATGATGCTTAGCATCTGGGCGCAGGTGGGGGCGGACCTAAATGCCGAATTCGAACGGGAAAAAAGTTCCCCAATCTACCGAAACCTGCGGGCGGTCCATGAAGCCCACAGCAGCGTTCCTGTGCCCGAACCCCATAAACCCTATGACCCAGCAAGTGCTGAAGCTGATGAGGCCGGTACCCGCGCTTTCATGTTCCTCTCCTCGTTCCTGCCGATCGCAGACAACAACGCCGGCGACTTTCTGTTCGTCGATCTCAGGGCCGGACGGCATCACGGCTGCGTCAGCGAGTATTTCAAGGACGACGCCGATTGGCGTCCGGCCATCTGGTCATCCGTTGAAGCGCTCCTTGAGGAAACGCTGACCAGCCTGCGAACAGGACGACCAGTATTCTTCTCTAGGCCCTCGGTGATAGATGGCTGTTTGTATTGGGAATTCGTCCCGGAACCGTAACCAGTAAACAGGGCAGTCGCAAAGGAACGCTCACACCGTCCCGTGATGGGTGTTCCGTATGACCGGCTGGAAACGTCCCGTTAGAGGATCGGCTTGCGGACGCGGGCGCGAGACGAAGCGATCACAGAACGCCGCCACATAGCGATCAGATCCGGACATCTCTGCTCCTCGATCCGAGGCTCTCCCGAATTATTTGTTGCGACGACCAATGCAGTTCCGCATTCTCAGTTCCTGACTACATGGCACCGTCGCCCTCCATGGGTGCGCGATAGCCTTAGGTAGTAGCCAGGGAGGGAGCGGGGACGCTTGCAACTGAACGTCTACATCTCAAACGCCTCGGACGGGCACTTCCTGCTCAAGGCAGTTGAGATGCCCGAACTGACTGCCCGCGCCAGCAGGATGGACGATATACCTGACGCGGTGCGCGCCGCCGCCGCGGCGCTGACCGGCCTCGCGCCAGGTGATTTCGAGATCACAATGGACTATTAACCGCACACCACACTCCCACTCACCAGCCTGCAGTCCTCTCCACAGCCTGTCTGCACTAAAAACGCTCTGACCAGCACAAACGCAGGTAAGCGGCATGTAGATTCGTCAGGAAGTGCCGTAGCATGCTCGCCAACTGGTCCATGGGCTTGCAAAACCTTCCATGCCCAACACGCTTCTTCAATTCCCGGACTGAAGCCATCAACTGGCTACTACCTCTCATGTGTGCGGAGTCCGGAAACCCTCTCACCGCCCCAAGTCGGCCCGATCCTAGCTAGGCGAACCCGAACGGCAACAAGCGGGGAAGTGTCCTGACGCACGGTCTTCTCTTGCCCGGTCGGGCACGAGAAGACCACACTGGTTGACGGGAGGCAACGCCATGGAACCAGTCACCATCAGCGATCTGCCAATGACACAGGAGGAACTCGTCGCAGTAGCCCAGGGTACGCCGCTGGTGCTCGGCGAGCCGGCCAAGGCACGGATTGCCGCGAGCCGGGCCTTGTTGGATGAGGCCATGTCCAGCGGCGACGCGATCTACGGGGTCAGCACCAGCGTCGGCCACGGCAAGGACACCCGGGTTCCGCGAGAAGAGCTTGAGCAGCTGCAGCAGTTCCTGGTGGCGAGCCACGGCGGCGCGTTCGGGCCCCTGCTGGACCGGACAGTGGTCCGGGCCGCGATGGCCGTTCGCGTCTGCGGCATGGCCCGGGGCGGTTCCGGTGCAAGCCCGGCCGCGGCGGACACACTTATGGCCATGTTGAATGCCGGCGTGCATCCGGTTCTGCACAGCACGGGTTCGGTCGGGGCTGCCGACATCAGCCCGATGGCTGGCATCGCCCAGGTCGCTGTGGGAACCGGCACGGCTGAATTCCGGGGCGAGGTTCTCCCAGGCGCGGAGGCTTTGCTCCGGGCTGGGATCGAGCCGCTCCGGCTTCAAGGCCGGGATGGGCTGGCGTTGATCTCGGCCAACGGCGTCTCGATCGGCCATGGCGCCCTGGTGCTTGCCCGCGCGGCCCGGACAGCCCGGGCAGCGGACCAGGCCGTCGTCCTGTCCATCGAAGCCACCCGTGGGAACCCCTCGGGCTTCTCGGCGCCCGCGGCGGCGGCCAAGCCGTATCCGGGGCAAGTGGCGGCAGCGGCCCATCTGCATGAACTGCTGAAAGGCTCCCAACTCCTGACCCGGGATGGCCCGCGGTCCGTTCAGGATGCTCTCTCCTTCCGGGTGGTTCCGCAGGTTCACGGGGCGTTTCGGGAGTTTCTCGCCACGGCCGGGCGTGCAGTGGATACCGAGCTGAACTCCGCAAGCGACAATCCTCTGATCGACGTCGAATCCGGCTCGGTGCTGAGCAACGGCAACTTCCATCCGATGGTGCTGGCCATTGCCTTCGACGCCCTGCGCGTCGCCCTGGTCCACGTGGGGCAGCTGAGCGAACGCCGCATGAGCCATTTGTGGACTGCCGTCATGGCGGCGATGAAGTCGGGGCCTCCCCCCGGGAACCGCGGGCCGGCCGCGGCACCGGGGATGCAGCTTCGCTACGCCGGGTCCGCCTGCTACACCGAACTCCGGCTCTTGGCGGCGCCCGCCACCTTGGACTCGACCGTCCTGGATGTCGGAGTCGAGGACCATGCAACGGGCGCCATGCTGAGCGTCCGGACAACCGAGCAGGCGTTATGCCTCCTCGAGGATCTGCTGGCCATCGAGGTTCTGCCGGCCGCCGACTTGTTGCGCGTCTCGCCCCGGGAACACTCGGTGCCGGGGCCTCGGCGGTTCTCGGGCTCACCGCGGAGGCGGCGACCGGCGCAGGATCGGCCGCGGACGTCCACCGGAATCTGCGGGAACGCTTTCCCGGAAACTAGGAGAACGCGCCCTGCGCGTGGGCGTGGATCACCGCAGGTCCAGCGCTGAGCCCGCAACAAGATAAGTATCGATGGGGCGCGCACCCAGGTGGGGATCGTGGCCCTTCAGCCAAAGCGTAGCAAAATTCCCATTCGAAGTTCGAGGAAATTCTCTCGACGCGTGACGCGCGTAAGCCGGTCCTCCACCGGACACACCCGCCCCTGACCTGCGTCGTTGCGGGGACTGGTTTGTGATTCGCAGCGATAAATGGCGGCCTTTTCGCAGCGCTATATGTCACCCCCATGCGCGTAAGCCGATCCTTGGGTTCTCGCGGTGGTCGCACCACTTACCGAGTGAAGAGTGTTGTGGCGGAGTTGTCGTCGGCGTATCGGCCTGAGTTGGCGCAGCGGTTCTGGGCGGCTTTGCAGGCCGGTCAGTTCCTAAGCGAAGCGGTGGCCGGTGCCGATGCTGCGGGCATGGCGTTGTCGACGAGGACGGCGGCGATGGCGGCGGCGGCGGCGAAGGCGTCGGTGTTGAGGACCCGGCTGCGGGCCGAGGCGCCGTCCAGGAGTAGTGCCAGTTGCTCGCCGAGCCGCTCGGGGTCGTCGGCGCAGGCCTCGCGGGCCGTTTCGGTGAGCCGCGCCGCAAATGCCTTCTTGTAGTCACTGGCGAGTACGCGTGCCGGGTGGTCCGGGTCCTGGATCTCTACGGCCGCCGCGATGAACGGACACAGGGGCGAGTGGATATCGAAGACGGCGAGGAGTCGTTCGCGGGGTGGGAGGTCGGTGCGGTCGAAGACTTCGGGCAGGATGTCGGGATCGAATCGGCGCAGGTACTCGGCGATCAGCTCGTCCTTGCCGGCGAAGTGCTGGTAGAGCGTCCGCTTGGACACTCCGGCCACCGCGCATAGCTGGTCCATGCCGGTGCAGTTGATGCCTTGGTCACCGAACAGCTGCTGTGACGCGCCGAGGATGCGCTCTCGTGCGCCCCTGCCGCGGCGCAGGCCTCGCGGCCCCTTCTCCAACTCCGTCATACGCCCCAGCATACCCCAGGTGGTACCGATCGGTGTGCATAGCTTGACGCCCGGCACGCCCGCCCTATACGTTAAGTACGCAGACTCGTGTACATAACATCGGCACGGCGATTGAATGGAGTAATCATGGGAAAGCTCGATGGCAAGGTTGCGGTGATCACAGGCGCGACTAGTGGGATGGCGCTGGCCGGTGCGAAGTTGTTCGTTGATGAAGGCGCTTACGTCTTCATTTCGGGCCGGCGGCAGGACGCGGTGGACGACGCGGTCAAGCTGATCGGCCGGAACGTGACCGGTGTGCAGGCCGATTCGGCCAATCTCGCTGATCTGGACCGTTTGTTCGAGACGGTTAAGCAGGAAAAGGGCACGATCGACGTGCTGTGGGCAAGTGCTGGGGGCGGGGCGCAGAGCAAGCTCGGCGACATCACCGAGGAGCAGTTCGACGAGGCCTTCACGCTGAACGCACGCGGCACTCTGTTCACTGTCCAGAAGGCGCTGCCGTTGTTGAGCGATGGAGGCTCGATCTTTATGACCGGGTCCAACGCGTCGCTTCGGGGCTACCCCGATTGGAGCGTGTATGCAGCGAGCAAGGCCGTGCTTCCCGCCTTCGCACGGGTGTGGGTTGCCGAGCTGAGGGACAGGAAGATTCGGGTGAACGTTCTGACCCCCGGCTCGGTCGCCACGCCGATGATGGGCGATGTGTTGAGCCCGGAGTTGAAAGAGATGTTCGCGTCTGTGATCCCGCGGCGAGAGATGGGCCGCCCTGAAGAGATCGCGTCGGTCGCGTTGTTCCTCGCCTCGGACGACTCGAGCTACGTCAATGGCCAGGAGCTGGTCGCCGACGGCGGCACCACAGTGATCTGAATCAAGCACCAGGAATGCCGCGGGCACACCCCAAAAACCCCGTCGCCACAACGAACTGATCTCGAACGCGCACGAATGAGACAGGGCGACACTTAGAAGAACAAAGAAAAGAGCACACCCTTATGAGCAGCATCACACTAATCGGTACGGGGAACATGGCCCGTACCATCGGCACGCTCGCGGTGGCGGGCGGCAATACCGTCGAGGTCATGGGACGCGATCAGTCCAAGGCCGATGGCCTGGCCAATGCTCTGGGCGGCGGTGCGACGACAGGCAAGTGGGGCGCCATCCCCGCCGGGGACATTGTCATCACGGCCCTGTTGTATGACGGAGTCGTTCCGGTCGTCGCCGAGTACGGAGATGCCCTCGCGGGCAAGGTCATCGTAGACATCAGCAACCCCTTCAACGCCACGTTTGACGGACTGGCCCACAGCGAGGAGACCTCGATCGCGCAGGAAGTCGCCAAGGTGGCCCCGGCCGGCGCCAGCGTGGTGAAGGCATTCAACACCGTCTTCCGTAATGTCCTGGAGAAGGGCCGGCCCGACGTTTTCATCGCGGGCGACAATGCGCACGCCAAGGCGGATGTGGCGGCATTCATCGGCAGCCTCGGGCTGCGCCCGCTGGATG
It contains:
- a CDS encoding transposase; the protein is MSSRPTYSDEFKADAVNLVVSSGRSPASVAPELGISVTALKRWVQLHREGEAGAGGKPDDPVDPAKYKALEARLREVERENDFLKKVSAFFAKEQR
- a CDS encoding SMI1/KNR4 family protein; its protein translation is MGTQELWTDTVNWLNINAPVTAKTIRSSAPEPLIRSFEQAAPNGWPSDLSTMYHLFDGAELSTAGNILPRYRPLPLVEAEKVRQMMLSIWAQVGADLNAEFEREKSSPIYRNLRAVHEAHSSVPVPEPHKPYDPASAEADEAGTRAFMFLSSFLPIADNNAGDFLFVDLRAGRHHGCVSEYFKDDADWRPAIWSSVEALLEETLTSLRTGRPVFFSRPSVIDGCLYWEFVPEP
- a CDS encoding aromatic amino acid ammonia-lyase — its product is MEPVTISDLPMTQEELVAVAQGTPLVLGEPAKARIAASRALLDEAMSSGDAIYGVSTSVGHGKDTRVPREELEQLQQFLVASHGGAFGPLLDRTVVRAAMAVRVCGMARGGSGASPAAADTLMAMLNAGVHPVLHSTGSVGAADISPMAGIAQVAVGTGTAEFRGEVLPGAEALLRAGIEPLRLQGRDGLALISANGVSIGHGALVLARAARTARAADQAVVLSIEATRGNPSGFSAPAAAAKPYPGQVAAAAHLHELLKGSQLLTRDGPRSVQDALSFRVVPQVHGAFREFLATAGRAVDTELNSASDNPLIDVESGSVLSNGNFHPMVLAIAFDALRVALVHVGQLSERRMSHLWTAVMAAMKSGPPPGNRGPAAAPGMQLRYAGSACYTELRLLAAPATLDSTVLDVGVEDHATGAMLSVRTTEQALCLLEDLLAIEVLPAADLLRVSPREHSVPGPRRFSGSPRRRRPAQDRPRTSTGICGNAFPETRRTRPARGRGSPQVQR
- a CDS encoding TetR/AcrR family transcriptional regulator encodes the protein MTELEKGPRGLRRGRGARERILGASQQLFGDQGINCTGMDQLCAVAGVSKRTLYQHFAGKDELIAEYLRRFDPDILPEVFDRTDLPPRERLLAVFDIHSPLCPFIAAAVEIQDPDHPARVLASDYKKAFAARLTETAREACADDPERLGEQLALLLDGASARSRVLNTDAFAAAAAIAAVLVDNAMPAASAPATASLRN
- a CDS encoding SDR family oxidoreductase; the encoded protein is MGKLDGKVAVITGATSGMALAGAKLFVDEGAYVFISGRRQDAVDDAVKLIGRNVTGVQADSANLADLDRLFETVKQEKGTIDVLWASAGGGAQSKLGDITEEQFDEAFTLNARGTLFTVQKALPLLSDGGSIFMTGSNASLRGYPDWSVYAASKAVLPAFARVWVAELRDRKIRVNVLTPGSVATPMMGDVLSPELKEMFASVIPRREMGRPEEIASVALFLASDDSSYVNGQELVADGGTTVI
- a CDS encoding NAD(P)-binding domain-containing protein; the protein is MSSITLIGTGNMARTIGTLAVAGGNTVEVMGRDQSKADGLANALGGGATTGKWGAIPAGDIVITALLYDGVVPVVAEYGDALAGKVIVDISNPFNATFDGLAHSEETSIAQEVAKVAPAGASVVKAFNTVFRNVLEKGRPDVFIAGDNAHAKADVAAFIGSLGLRPLDVGGLKMAHWLEGVGVVTVGLAGNGVGHWDFALGANEFTG